The following proteins come from a genomic window of Elusimicrobiaceae bacterium:
- a CDS encoding NifU family protein — translation MKEQVEAVIEQIRPILQSDGGDIQLIGVDEKTGIVTVGLRGRCGGCPAAQMTLKAVVERKIKEVVPGVTAVERV, via the coding sequence ATGAAAGAACAAGTAGAAGCCGTAATAGAACAAATCCGCCCTATTTTGCAATCCGATGGGGGTGACATTCAGTTAATCGGTGTAGATGAAAAAACCGGTATTGTGACGGTAGGCCTTCGCGGACGTTGTGGCGGTTGCCCGGCTGCTCAAATGACGTTAAAAGCCGTAGTAGAACGCAAAATTAAAGAAGTAGTACCCGGTGTCACTGCCGTTGAACGCGTATAA
- a CDS encoding SH3 domain-containing protein has protein sequence MKKMVALALMFCFVSAPVFAQKYASVNTTKANIRTCAGTKCAVKWYAWKYTPVIMVKASDDKQWVLIKDFEGFNGWISASLLSPNGAMSAKVDLNVRKGPGVSNEIVCTVEKGYTFKYLSKKGSWIEVEDAPENAKEGKCHGWIYNQNLWGFFKQ, from the coding sequence ATGAAAAAAATGGTAGCTCTTGCCTTGATGTTTTGTTTTGTTTCCGCGCCGGTTTTTGCTCAAAAATATGCCAGCGTTAATACGACTAAAGCCAACATTCGCACTTGTGCCGGTACGAAATGTGCGGTAAAATGGTATGCGTGGAAATATACCCCTGTTATTATGGTGAAAGCCAGCGATGACAAACAATGGGTATTGATCAAAGATTTTGAAGGTTTTAACGGCTGGATTTCCGCTTCCTTGCTTAGCCCCAATGGTGCTATGTCTGCTAAAGTGGATTTGAACGTGCGCAAAGGACCCGGCGTCAGCAACGAAATCGTCTGCACTGTAGAAAAAGGATATACCTTTAAATATTTGTCCAAAAAAGGCTCTTGGATTGAAGTAGAAGATGCTCCTGAAAATGCCAAAGAAGGCAAATGTCATGGATGGATCTATAACCAAAATTTGTGGGGTTTCTTTAAACAATAA